TGATTTGAATCCGCTAATGACGAGCTGGGAAAGGGGAACTGACCCTCGCCGAGCGCATGGGCGCTGGCCGCTAGCTCTCCTATCTTCTCCACCAGACTATGGCGATTGGCGGCCAGCATTGAGTCCTCCTCAGCATTATGGGCGGCCATGCCTTGGGCCTGTTGGGTGTAAGAAGTCCTGTCTGCACTTTCACAAGCCCACACTTTATCAGAGAGCCTCCTTTGCTGAGGAGAAAACTTCATGTATTCACAAGCATATGGATCATCTGCGTAGAGTATCTCCTCACTACTTGCGCCATGCTGGGATGGGATGGCGTACCCCGTCGAGTCAGGCACAGTGGGGGTTTTCACTGGCACAATGGGAGGTCGTATTGGAATGGGGCCAGATGTGGAAGGTGTGCGTCTCACCCCAGTCTTGGAGGATGGTGTCCGCCGAATAGTCGCTGTTCCAGAGCCAACCCCGGCACCGTTGGAAGCACCCTGTAGGCTCTTTCCTGCGGGAAGGCCTGCTGTGCTGGCGGGCCTTTTGGTTTGAATCATGCGGCGGTAGCTTTGGGCGATATTACTGTGGCGCGGGATGGTGGAAGACTTGTCAAACTCTCTTTGTGCCTCAGTGTCAGCGTCCCCATTAAGAGAGTAGCACTCATAATCGGAACCTAGGGAAGATGGTAACTCATGAGTCACAAAACGTTTGCGATTTTAGGGTTTGGGGTAAATGTCAGGGTGAACTATGAAGGCATGAATCAACCAATATGTTTCTAGGGACGTCATCCACTTCCATATTTTTCTGCAAGTGACTCTTCTTGTCTCTTTGTTACAACAAACCAATGACACTCTGTAACACTCTAATGGTCACTCCCATCGGAACTCCATCCGGTTTAAAGCCTTGTAGTGGTGAGGTAGTGTCGATCAATGAGTCATGGTGTAAAAATTTAAAGACACTGGTGATTCACGTCAAAAACCTGTTGGGCATTCTACTCTTCGGCTGCTTGTTAGAAAACAGTCAATTGGACAAAAAGGACTAAAAATTGAAATTTCACTCAAAAGCCAAATCTCTGATATCCCTATCTCACTTTTTGTGAGTCGTGTGTGACATGAGTGACTGTGAGTGAAGTTTTACCTTGTGAGGGGATTGTGTCCTCAGAGCACGAGGGAGTGTTGGTCTGTGTGCTGTAGCCACTGGAATATTGCAGTGAGTCTCTGCTGCTTTTCTGCTGTTCCATGCTTAGGCCTCTGGTCAGTACCATTGCCAGAGTAGTAGCTGCTGGTGACAAAGGCTCCCCATGCTGCACATGCAAATCCCCAAAACATACAAATGTGCAGCTTTACATTTAGCCATCATGGGCTCTTGTTTTTATTGACATGCTTTTGGCATCTAGCAGTCacacaaaagataaaaaatCAAACCTCCGTTTACAGCAAACTAAATTTTTCATTTAAAACCATTTTTAGATTTTATAGATTAGGAAATAATGCTACTTTGAAATGTATTACGAAGAGCACAATTTACCAGTACTTGACTAAACACTGACACAAATCTATTAACTAATattgtacatttaaaataaaagttgCAATCTCCTGTGGTTATTTATTACTTTAAGTTTCTTTGAATGCAGACTAATCTGAACATGTTCTACTTTGTAGATCATGATCAAACTATATCCACTTTTATGatgatcattatttttttgttctcccCCTATTTAGAGTGAACTATTcactcaatgtgtgtgtgtgtgtgtgtgtgtgcgtgcgtgcgtgtgtgtgtgtgtgtgtgtgtgcgcgtgcatgcgtgtATTCTACAAGGTTTCGTACCTTAGCTGTTATCATTCCTGGGCCAATTCTTGCTCGGTGTGCATCCTCTCCTTGGATCCCAGAATGCCCCTTTGGACTGGGCGGAGCTTCCGTGTCTCTTATTTTATCAAGAGACTCTCTTCTTCGCTGCAAAGTGCTGACAAATGATGGCTCACACTGGTTTGATTTGGCCCATTCCTGGAGCAGCACATGCAACAATAAGACACCCAGCAAGCACGTACCATGTCACAGATATTGATTAAAGCTTCTGATTTGGCTCATGAATCAGTTAGATGCCGAGGTAGATATGGCCAGACAACAGTGAGTGCTGAGCCGGTTGTTGTTAAATGAGCAAGCCTCCTCAGTTTACCGCATCTTTATAATGACAAAGATGAGAAAACTGAACCTGATGGAGCAACAGAAGGTTAACCGAAACATGTGCAACACAAGTAGCAAAGAAGCAACCAAGTCGAAAGCGAAAGAACCCAAagtgcaaatgaaaacaaaccttCCAGCTAGGAATCTTTGATGTGGGTGAATGGGTGTTGGATCCGGGGGAGTGGTTAGATGTGGGGGACGCAGGAAGTATGACAGACAGAGGCCTGATGGTGCCAGTGTGAGAGAAAGCAGGGCGGAAGGTGCCGAAGGATGAGCATGAGCCAAACTGCAGAATAACACACAAGTCTGAGTCAGAGTGCTCAAATGGTCCAATTGCACTGAGCCCTCCTGTGGACTTCTTTAAAATCAAACTAACAGTGACTGCACTGTATGTATTATTTGTGACTGGGTTATTAAGGTGTTTTATTTAGGCTGATTGGCGACTCGCATGCACTACTAACCGCAGTGGGGGAGTTGCACTCGCTGACAGACTGGCAGGTTTCTGAAGCCTCAGAGGAGGCTGAGCTTGTTGATTTCTGGGAAGGTACGTGGAACAGGAACAGTGGGGGAGAAATGAAAATTGAGTGCGAGAGACAAAGTTGTTGGAGATGAGAGCAAAAAAGGACAAGTTGGAGGGGACTGCTGATGAGTTTCAGGGGAAGGGACGCATTTGATACTCTGAGAGCATCTACAGACCAAATACAGTAGCTGTAAGATCATTTATTCAGAAAAGACATTTGCATCTCTTCCTATAGCGACTTGCTGCAATCTGTTCCCACCACCGAGAGAGCGAATAACTTAAGGGGACCACTGCGACACAAATAACTTTACCACATTCACAACCAAGCATTGCGTCTAAGAGCTCAGAGAACTTTTTGTCCAAATGCAAACCCGATGCGCTCATCACAGACTGTCAAGACCGCAAGTGTGAAATGATGGAATTACTGCTACCTGGCTGGTGATGTCAGAGGGCATGGGAGAAGGAGGCATAGAGTGGGTGTTGGCATCCTGGGAGACAAATCCTGAGTCATGAGAGGAGACGCTGCTGAGTCGATGGGCCCCTGCTGAGGGCATCTGGAGGAGACTGTTGACGGAATGTTTGACATAAGAAATGCAAGAaaataatttgctttgaaaaataACGTTTGAAATGTCTTTCAACACATGTTCAACGCACTTCTGTAGTGCTCACACTTTGGAACTCCCGACCATTATTAATCTCGGAACCAAAAACCAATGTTCACATCACGGAGTTGCCCCCTAAACTCTGTGGAAGTTGTTTTCTGTTCACCCAAAAGGTCACAggcattcaaaacattttctctTGTTCATCACAAAGATATTTTGATCAGGTCAGGGCTTTCTTCCTGTTCGACATCAAACTCATCAAAGGACGCCGCAATTCTGTACCCTGTAGCCTTCCCATAACCACAAAACACAACATTTCTCATTCAAGTAATGAGAGCAATCTGATAAACTGTTATCTTATTTGAGATTGAATCATGGTGCAAAAAATGATTTATGATGCACCACGGTCAAGGTAAGGCCAACATGACTTTGTTgaatcattttgtgtttttttactaCAGGGACAAAGTAGTATGAGTGGCAAGATGTGACAAGATGAGAATTACATGTAGGAATATCACCATGTTCTGGTGGGGAGAATTTGCTATTTGCTCAGGAGCTCTAGAGTTGATGGATGTGCGGGGGTGTGCTTAGATTTTACCTGCACATGCTGCTCTTCCTGGAGCTGACACTGCTGGGGGAGGAAGGAGGTGTTTGATAGGACCAGGTAAAATCAGAACCTTTGAGGTCCCGGATCACCTGTGGTAACACACACGGCAATATGGTTTTGAAAAATGACTGTCAGTGGAAAAGCACAGCACAGTTGGTCAAATGACAAACTAAGTGTGAATAATTACATGATTAGATTTTTTATACCTGCTCACTGGCTGCAGGAAGTTTGTGCGGGTCTTCAGTTAGCAGTGTAAGGTCATCAACGATGGCTTGTAAGTGTGTCGTCTCACCCAACATGGCAATCTCAACATTCTGCAACAGAAAAATAGAGCTTATATTACACCCTCCCaaaacaaatttaaagataGCAAGCAATTCATGAatgaatgttcttttttttgtgtgcagaaAAGCTAAGTGTTGCTTCTGGTTCCTCACCACGACAGGCTGCAGCAAGTTAATGAAGGCACAATAGCGCCCTCTCTCTTCCAAAAGTGCTCTGCGCACAGCCTGCTTCTCCGTCTCTTCCATCAGCAAGTAGAGGTCGCTGACATCCTGCATGGCGCTGTCGAGCTGTGGGCGCAGGTTTCCTCGCCCTGAGATGGGTTAAGCCATGTGCACAGAGACAGATGAAGGGAGGAAGAATGGGGAGGTTGAGTAAAGAGGCAAGAGAAAAGGAGGAACAGAACAAGATGGGAAATTATGGAGAGGGGAGATAAGCATGTCAACAGTGCAGCAAAGAAGGGGCGAGGCAAAAACGAGAAATGATTAGAAAACATAATGAGAAACTGTTTATATATTTGATGGGTTCATGTAAATGGCAATGGGAGGACGATGAAGCATGTCAGAGATAATGACTTGATGCAGAGCTACTGGTGATGACTCCAAAACCCTAGAATGGATTCCATTAGAAAATtgttaatcaagggcacacttCACAGTACATCTTACTATGACACAATGATAAATGAACAGAGGCAATGAAGAATGAAAGAAGGATGTGATGTGGGCGAGGGAGATGCCAACAGTTGGATTTACAGCAGACTTTGCCAGTTTCATGCATCTGAACACAAATATTCCCTCAAAAATAAATTATAGAGCTTGTGAGTGATTATCAAATTGTTGTTGACATCACACTAATATAATTTGTCTTACCTAAGATTTATTGATGGCAGTGTCAATATATTTGACATCAAGTGCCTGTATTATTTGTGAACCTCTCTGTTTATTGTTAGACAGATTTACGTAGTACAGGTTTTATTAGACAGGCAAAGTGTGGCCCGAGGGCCAAATTCGGCTCACCCACAGTCTCTCACTGGCCCTCAGTCAAATTCAAAGACCTAATATTGTCAAATAGTGCCCTGACTTTTACCTTTTGCATTAGATGTtatcaatattttatttataagtaTCTTGGAAGTTTGTGCTTCACATAAA
The window above is part of the Syngnathus typhle isolate RoL2023-S1 ecotype Sweden linkage group LG7, RoL_Styp_1.0, whole genome shotgun sequence genome. Proteins encoded here:
- the mtss1la gene encoding MTSS I-BAR domain containing 2a isoform X3, whose translation is MESAEKECGALGGLFQAIVNDMKSSYPVWEDFSAKATKLHSQLRTTILAAVAFLDAFQKVADMATNSRGATRDIGSALTRMCMRHRSIEAKLRHFTNSLMEGLVTPLQDRIEEWKKTANQMDKDHAKEYKRSRQEIKRKSLDTIKLQKKARKGRGNLRPQLDSAMQDVSDLYLLMEETEKQAVRRALLEERGRYCAFINLLQPVVNVEIAMLGETTHLQAIVDDLTLLTEDPHKLPAASEQVIRDLKGSDFTWSYQTPPSSPSSVSSRKSSMCSLLQMPSAGAHRLSSVSSHDSGFVSQDANTHSMPPSPMPSDITSQEWAKSNQCEPSFVSTLQRRRESLDKIRDTEAPPSPKGHSGIQGEDAHRARIGPGMITAKHGEPLSPAATTLAMVLTRGLSMEQQKSSRDSLQYSSGYSTQTNTPSCSEDTIPSQGSDYECYSLNGDADTEAQREFDKSSTIPRHSNIAQSYRRMIQTKRPASTAGLPAGKSLQGASNGAGVGSGTATIRRTPSSKTGVRRTPSTSGPIPIRPPIVPVKTPTVPDSTGYAIPSQHGASSEEILYADDPYACEYMKFSPQQRRLSDKVWACESADRTSYTQQAQGMAAHNAEEDSMLAANRHSLVEKIGELAASAHALGEGQFPFPSSSLADSNQCELQEPSSEAQGGVDMLVTIRRGVKLRKTVTDDRSAPRILR
- the mtss1la gene encoding MTSS I-BAR domain containing 2a isoform X1, with the translated sequence MESAEKECGALGGLFQAIVNDMKSSYPVWEDFSAKATKLHSQLRTTILAAVAFLDAFQKVADMATNSRGATRDIGSALTRMCMRHRSIEAKLRHFTNSLMEGLVTPLQDRIEEWKKTANQMDKDHAKEYKRSRQEIKRKSLDTIKLQKKARKGRGNLRPQLDSAMQDVSDLYLLMEETEKQAVRRALLEERGRYCAFINLLQPVVNVEIAMLGETTHLQAIVDDLTLLTEDPHKLPAASEQVIRDLKGSDFTWSYQTPPSSPSSVSSRKSSMCSLLQMPSAGAHRLSSVSSHDSGFVSQDANTHSMPPSPMPSDITSQKSTSSASSEASETCQSVSECNSPTAFGSCSSFGTFRPAFSHTGTIRPLSVILPASPTSNHSPGSNTHSPTSKIPSWKEWAKSNQCEPSFVSTLQRRRESLDKIRDTEAPPSPKGHSGIQGEDAHRARIGPGMITAKHGEPLSPAATTLAMVLTRGLSMEQQKSSRDSLQYSSGYSTQTNTPSCSEDTIPSQGSDYECYSLNGDADTEAQREFDKSSTIPRHSNIAQSYRRMIQTKRPASTAGLPAGKSLQGASNGAGVGSGTATIRRTPSSKTGVRRTPSTSGPIPIRPPIVPVKTPTVPDSTGYAIPSQHGASSEEILYADDPYACEYMKFSPQQRRLSDKVWACESADRTSYTQQAQGMAAHNAEEDSMLAANRHSLVEKIGELAASAHALGEGQFPFPSSSLADSNQCELQEPSSEAQGGVDMLVTIRRGVKLRKTVTDDRSAPRILR
- the mtss1la gene encoding MTSS I-BAR domain containing 2a isoform X2, translated to MESAEKECGALGGLFQAIVNDMKSSYPVWEDFSAKATKLHSQLRTTILAAVAFLDAFQKVADMATNSRGATRDIGSALTRMCMRHRSIEAKLRHFTNSLMEGLVTPLQDRIEEWKKTANQMDKDHAKEYKRSRQEIKRKSLDTIKLQKKARKGRGNLRPQLDSAMQDVSDLYLLMEETEKQAVRRALLEERGRYCAFINLLQPVVNVEIAMLGETTHLQAIVDDLTLLTEDPHKLPAASEQVIRDLKGSDFTWSYQTPPSSPSSVSSRKSSMCSLLQMPSAGAHRLSSVSSHDSGFVSQDANTHSMPPSPMPSDITSQKSTSSASSEASETCQSVSECNSPTAEWAKSNQCEPSFVSTLQRRRESLDKIRDTEAPPSPKGHSGIQGEDAHRARIGPGMITAKHGEPLSPAATTLAMVLTRGLSMEQQKSSRDSLQYSSGYSTQTNTPSCSEDTIPSQGSDYECYSLNGDADTEAQREFDKSSTIPRHSNIAQSYRRMIQTKRPASTAGLPAGKSLQGASNGAGVGSGTATIRRTPSSKTGVRRTPSTSGPIPIRPPIVPVKTPTVPDSTGYAIPSQHGASSEEILYADDPYACEYMKFSPQQRRLSDKVWACESADRTSYTQQAQGMAAHNAEEDSMLAANRHSLVEKIGELAASAHALGEGQFPFPSSSLADSNQCELQEPSSEAQGGVDMLVTIRRGVKLRKTVTDDRSAPRILR